A part of Neovison vison isolate M4711 chromosome 6, ASM_NN_V1, whole genome shotgun sequence genomic DNA contains:
- the HMCES gene encoding abasic site processing protein HMCES has protein sequence MCGRTSCHLPKDVLARACAYRDRQGRQRLPEWKDPDKYCPSYNKSPQSSSPVLLSRLHFEKDADSSERIIAPMRWGLVPSWFKESDPSKLKFNTSNCRSDTIMEKRSFKVPLGKGRRCVVLADGFYEWQRCQVNSQRQPYFIYFPQAKTEESGSVGAVDDPEHWEKVWDNWRLLTMAGIFDCWESPEGGDLLYSYTIITVDSCKSLNDIHPRMPAILDGEEEVSKWLDFGEVSTQEALKLIHPTENITFHPVSCVVNNTRNNTPECLAPLNLLLKKELKASGSSQKMMQWLATKSPKKEEPKTPPKAESDVPQWSSQFLQKSPLPTKRGSAGLLERWLKQEKEEEPEAKRPHNQ, from the exons ATGTGCGGGCGCACCTCCTGTCACCTGCCTAAAGATGTGCTGGCCAGAGCGTGCGCCTATCGGGACCGGCAGGGCCGGCAGCGGCTCCCAGAGTGGAAGGACCCCGACAAATACTGCCCCTCGTACAACAAGAGCCCGCAGTCCAGCAGCCCAGTGCTTCTGTCGCGGCTGCACTTTGAGAAG GATGCAGACTCATCCGAACGTATCATTGCTCCCATGCGATGGGGATTGGTTCCATCTTGGTTCAAGGAGAGTGATCCTTCTAAGCTGAAGTTCAACACTTCCAACTGTCGTAGTGATACCATAATGGAGAAACGTTCCTTCAAG GTACCTCTCGGAAAGGGAAGACGCTGTGTCGTTTTAGCAGATGGATTCTATGAGTGGCAGCGATGTCAGGTTAATAGCCAAAGGCAGCCATACTTCATCTACTTCCCCCAAGCAAAAACAGAAGAG TCAGGTAGTGTTGGCGCTGTGGACGATCCTGAGCACTGGGAGAAAGTCTGGGACAATTGGAGGCTGCTGACAATGGCGGGGATCTTTGACTGCTGGGAGTCCCCAGAAGGAGGAGACCTCCTGTATTCCTACACCATCATCACAGTAGATTCCTGCAAAAGCTTGAATGACATTCACCCTAG GATGCCTGCCATATtagatggagaggaggaagtcTCTAAATGGCTTGACTTTGGTGAGGTCTCGACTCAGGAAGCTCTGAAGTTAATCCACCCCACAGAGAACATCACCTTCCATCCAGTCTCCTGCGTGGTGAACAACACCCGAAACAACACTCCTGAATGTCTGGCTCCTCTCAACTTACTGCTCAAAAAG GAGCTCAAGGCAAGTGGTAGTAGCCAGAAGATGATGCAATGGCTGGCCACAAAGTCCCCCAAAAAGGAAGAGCCCAAAACGCCCCCAAAGGCAGAGTCAGATGTGCCCCAGTGGTCCAGCCAGTTCCTGCAAAAGAGCCCACTCCCCACCAAGAGAGGAAGTGCAGGACTCCTGGAGCGATGGctgaagcaggagaaggaggaggagcccGAAGCCAAGCGGCCTCACAACCAGTAA